A region of Paenibacillus thiaminolyticus DNA encodes the following proteins:
- a CDS encoding extracellular solute-binding protein, with protein MTSRPSRTTFRQRLDEMVTVLRDDIITGRRAAGDYLPSEVALAEQFQLSKNSVRKGLERLVEEKLIEKVPRVGNRIADPGASGTVLLRFGYYRSVIQEAALDQLIEGFQQAHPHIRVELVPLPYENYPDAVSGYIGHDMLDVATVNYNDFRWLADEGHHDLLEPLAPRTEQYPFIADCFRHEGQLLGLPLIFSPVMLCYNRDHFLAHDLPEPDSSWRWSELMTAAERLGQEPGTFGFYFHMLSNNRWPVFLLQSGGRFELNEAGNVPVCGTKLMEGLRLTRELIDRQSAYPAYLSENDMDAERLFLQGKLSVIIATYFSLNHLMDAPFAFEVAPLPYLNEAKSLLLAIGLMVNRTSAVKEAALELVDYLLSYEAQLHIRQHTFSIPAHKKAAEWNGKEMFPRPSRFSMYREIIPSLRFFTELGLCSADLQHVCNALKLYWSRLEDEAAMCSRLEGLLSERAAR; from the coding sequence ATGACGAGCAGACCAAGCCGCACTACGTTTAGACAGCGATTGGACGAAATGGTTACCGTGCTGCGGGATGATATTATTACGGGCCGCCGGGCCGCTGGCGATTATTTGCCCTCGGAGGTGGCGCTTGCGGAGCAATTCCAATTAAGCAAAAATTCGGTCCGCAAAGGCTTGGAGCGGCTCGTCGAGGAGAAGCTGATCGAGAAGGTGCCCCGGGTCGGGAACCGGATCGCGGATCCGGGGGCGTCAGGCACAGTGCTGCTGCGGTTCGGATATTACCGCTCCGTCATCCAGGAGGCGGCGCTGGATCAGCTTATCGAGGGATTCCAGCAAGCTCATCCGCATATACGGGTAGAACTCGTCCCACTTCCGTACGAAAATTATCCCGATGCGGTCTCCGGCTATATCGGGCATGACATGCTGGATGTGGCGACGGTCAATTACAACGATTTCCGCTGGCTCGCGGATGAGGGGCATCATGACCTGCTGGAGCCGCTGGCTCCCCGCACGGAGCAGTATCCGTTCATCGCGGACTGCTTCCGGCATGAAGGGCAGCTCTTGGGCCTGCCGCTTATCTTCTCCCCGGTCATGCTTTGCTACAACCGGGATCATTTCCTGGCGCATGATCTGCCCGAGCCCGACAGCAGCTGGCGGTGGTCCGAGCTGATGACTGCGGCGGAGCGGCTCGGCCAAGAGCCGGGGACGTTCGGCTTCTACTTCCATATGCTCTCGAACAACCGCTGGCCGGTGTTCCTGCTGCAGAGCGGCGGACGATTCGAGCTCAACGAAGCGGGAAATGTCCCTGTCTGCGGAACGAAGCTAATGGAGGGCCTCCGGCTGACCCGCGAGCTAATCGACAGGCAGAGTGCGTATCCGGCCTACCTGTCGGAGAATGATATGGATGCCGAGCGGCTGTTCCTGCAGGGCAAGCTGTCGGTCATTATCGCGACCTATTTCAGCCTGAACCATTTGATGGATGCGCCGTTTGCGTTCGAAGTGGCGCCGCTGCCTTACTTGAACGAGGCGAAGTCGCTGCTGCTCGCTATCGGCCTGATGGTGAACCGGACATCGGCGGTGAAGGAAGCGGCGCTTGAATTGGTCGATTACTTGCTCTCATATGAAGCCCAGCTCCATATCCGGCAGCATACGTTCAGCATCCCGGCGCACAAGAAGGCGGCGGAATGGAACGGGAAGGAAATGTTCCCGCGGCCGAGCCGCTTCTCGATGTACCGCGAAATTATTCCATCCCTCCGCTTCTTCACGGAGCTGGGGCTGTGTTCTGCGGATCTGCAGCACGTATGCAATGCATTGAAGCTGTATTGGTCGCGTCTCGAAGACGAAGCAGCGATGTGCAGCAGACTGGAAGGCCTGCTGTCCGAGAGGGCCGCCCGTTAA
- a CDS encoding carbohydrate ABC transporter permease yields the protein MNIRLKHKAAIYVLLVILGILFFFPFAMMILGSLQKVEKATADPLFWIPTNPTLYNFTYIIGQSSFLDWIKNSLVITLIPVATQIFFGAVLGYIFAKKQFPGREIVFWLMMAVVMVPGQLLIIPKYIMFSQFGWINTYGAIVVPELWAIMGVFLVRQFMMTIPKDLEEAAYIDGAGDFTIFFRIMLPLAKPAIATIGTFAFISCWNDLFTPLIFMTSEEMYPITVGLASLLTKEGNFGIEMAGAAISFVPTFLIFVFFQRYFTEGIAMSGIKS from the coding sequence ATGAATATTCGTTTGAAGCATAAAGCCGCCATTTATGTGCTGCTCGTCATTCTCGGCATCCTGTTCTTTTTTCCTTTTGCGATGATGATTCTCGGTTCGCTGCAAAAGGTGGAGAAGGCAACGGCTGATCCGTTGTTCTGGATTCCGACGAATCCGACGCTGTACAATTTCACGTATATTATCGGGCAGAGTTCGTTCTTGGATTGGATTAAGAACTCGCTTGTCATCACACTCATCCCGGTGGCGACCCAGATTTTTTTCGGAGCGGTGCTCGGGTATATTTTCGCCAAGAAGCAGTTCCCCGGCAGGGAGATCGTGTTCTGGCTCATGATGGCTGTCGTCATGGTGCCCGGCCAGCTGCTCATTATTCCGAAGTATATCATGTTCAGCCAATTCGGCTGGATCAACACGTACGGGGCGATTGTCGTTCCGGAGCTGTGGGCCATTATGGGGGTCTTTCTCGTGAGGCAGTTCATGATGACGATCCCGAAGGATCTGGAGGAAGCGGCTTATATCGACGGCGCAGGAGACTTCACGATTTTTTTCCGCATTATGCTGCCGCTCGCGAAGCCGGCCATCGCGACGATCGGGACGTTCGCGTTCATCAGCTGCTGGAACGATCTGTTCACGCCGCTGATTTTCATGACATCGGAAGAGATGTACCCGATTACGGTCGGACTGGCGTCCTTGCTGACGAAGGAAGGGAATTTCGGAATCGAAATGGCGGGAGCGGCTATCTCTTTCGTGCCGACCTTTCTCATTTTCGTCTTCTTCCAGCGGTATTTCACGGAAGGGATCGCCATGTCCGGAATCAAGTCTTAA
- a CDS encoding metalloregulator ArsR/SmtB family transcription factor: MQLEKIVAYHKALSDPTRIKMLVLIAQEEYSGQRLAERLGVTPATITHHAAKLREAALINERRDKNTIYFSLNDYFMKTNATATFDFIYRHAAQKEDSLMQDQEAQQKYQQSVINNFFTADGRLKTIPAQLKKKLIVLEHLVSRLEHGRKYTEPEINAFIRSYHDDFATLRREFVMQHFMYRENSIYELNPPEMWASWRQLK; encoded by the coding sequence ATGCAATTGGAAAAAATCGTAGCGTATCATAAGGCGCTCTCCGACCCGACGCGCATCAAAATGCTCGTCCTTATCGCCCAGGAGGAATACAGCGGGCAGCGGCTTGCCGAACGGCTCGGCGTCACCCCGGCCACCATTACCCACCATGCCGCCAAGCTGAGGGAGGCGGCTCTCATTAACGAGCGCCGGGACAAAAACACGATCTATTTTTCATTGAACGATTACTTTATGAAAACAAACGCGACGGCGACCTTTGACTTCATCTATCGCCACGCCGCCCAAAAGGAGGATAGTCTTATGCAAGACCAAGAAGCCCAACAGAAATACCAGCAGTCCGTTATCAACAATTTCTTCACGGCGGATGGCCGCTTGAAGACGATTCCGGCCCAGTTGAAGAAAAAGCTCATCGTGCTCGAGCATCTGGTCTCGCGCCTGGAGCACGGGCGGAAGTATACGGAACCGGAAATCAACGCGTTCATCCGCTCCTATCACGACGATTTCGCGACCTTGCGCCGGGAATTTGTTATGCAGCATTTCATGTACCGGGAGAATAGCATCTACGAATTGAACCCGCCGGAAATGTGGGCCTCCTGGAGACAACTCAAATAA
- a CDS encoding DUF4363 family protein codes for MKMRKWTMLAVAVLLLVIFGAVLGSGNFLKQPLGKEDRLLEAVQSIEQHVEKKNWKQAKDKVEYASNAWRRIVNRIQYSVEREYMYDISGILSRIRGGIVAKDDASVMEEVYFFYELWENLGR; via the coding sequence ATGAAAATGAGAAAATGGACGATGTTGGCCGTGGCCGTTCTTCTTCTCGTTATTTTCGGCGCCGTCCTGGGCTCGGGCAATTTTTTGAAGCAGCCGCTGGGCAAGGAGGATCGGCTGCTGGAAGCGGTCCAGTCCATAGAGCAGCATGTCGAGAAGAAGAATTGGAAGCAGGCTAAGGACAAAGTCGAATACGCCTCCAATGCATGGAGACGTATTGTCAATCGAATTCAATACAGCGTCGAACGCGAATACATGTACGATATTTCCGGCATCCTCAGCCGCATCCGGGGAGGAATCGTAGCTAAGGACGATGCCTCTGTCATGGAAGAAGTTTATTTTTTCTACGAGCTATGGGAAAATCTTGGACGCTAA
- a CDS encoding ABC transporter substrate-binding protein, translating to MTKRSSLLMLAFVLALSMLLTACGSGGAGSSESPGKETATPGTDQPEGQQEQTLSGTITVWVHPYVSEEKKNDMKAVFDGVISEYNSKYPDVKVKLEEIPWKNREQKILTALAAGNGPDVFYQLPDQIPQFASKDVLEPLGPYMDDNQMDDFTPGALAAGTYQDTLYALPILQEAQLMFYNADIIKEIGEDPSALPQTWDEFNVWAEKAVAKGYYARDFNGGSACCNATLYPILWQQGGDVIDGNGEIVINNEAGVRTFQMIKDMYDKGWIPKDSISNQDQSAEFLSGKMLAVWGSGFTQTVLKEEKFNYAAGPPLTGAEQASFGTVGMFAVPKNSKNKQAAVEFIKVLTNTEAQKKFNKLATYIPTRKSASSIYEGDKDMEIFLEVTAYTRPGVMSPVARTIMPKIQAELAAMLEGGKSPQEAADAAAKAIQDDMNKS from the coding sequence ATGACGAAACGTTCCAGTCTGTTGATGCTGGCCTTTGTGCTGGCGCTGTCCATGCTGCTGACGGCTTGCGGCTCGGGAGGAGCGGGAAGCTCCGAGTCCCCGGGGAAGGAAACGGCAACACCGGGCACTGACCAGCCAGAGGGGCAGCAAGAGCAAACGCTGTCCGGCACGATTACGGTATGGGTGCATCCTTATGTGTCGGAGGAGAAAAAGAACGACATGAAAGCGGTGTTCGACGGCGTTATCTCGGAATACAACAGCAAATATCCGGACGTGAAGGTGAAGCTGGAGGAAATTCCGTGGAAGAACCGGGAGCAAAAAATATTAACAGCGCTGGCGGCAGGGAACGGGCCGGATGTGTTCTATCAGCTTCCCGACCAGATCCCGCAGTTCGCAAGCAAGGATGTTCTTGAGCCGCTAGGCCCTTATATGGATGACAATCAGATGGATGATTTCACCCCGGGCGCACTCGCGGCGGGGACGTATCAGGATACGCTGTATGCGCTGCCGATTCTGCAAGAAGCGCAGCTCATGTTCTACAACGCGGACATCATTAAGGAGATTGGTGAGGACCCTTCAGCGCTCCCGCAGACATGGGATGAGTTCAATGTATGGGCCGAGAAGGCCGTAGCGAAGGGCTATTACGCCCGCGATTTCAACGGCGGCAGCGCATGCTGCAACGCAACGCTGTATCCGATTCTGTGGCAGCAAGGCGGCGACGTCATCGACGGCAACGGCGAGATCGTCATCAACAACGAGGCGGGCGTCCGCACGTTCCAGATGATTAAAGATATGTACGACAAGGGTTGGATTCCGAAGGATTCCATTTCGAACCAGGATCAGTCTGCGGAGTTCCTGTCCGGTAAAATGCTGGCGGTCTGGGGCTCGGGCTTCACCCAAACCGTACTGAAGGAAGAGAAGTTCAATTATGCGGCCGGCCCGCCGCTCACAGGCGCGGAGCAAGCCAGCTTCGGAACGGTCGGCATGTTCGCTGTGCCGAAGAACAGCAAGAACAAGCAAGCAGCGGTAGAATTCATCAAAGTATTGACCAATACGGAAGCGCAGAAAAAGTTCAACAAGCTGGCCACTTATATCCCGACCCGGAAATCGGCTTCGTCCATCTATGAAGGGGATAAAGATATGGAAATCTTCCTGGAAGTAACGGCCTATACTCGTCCCGGCGTAATGAGCCCGGTGGCGCGCACCATTATGCCGAAGATCCAGGCCGAGCTCGCCGCGATGCTGGAAGGCGGCAAATCGCCGCAGGAAGCGGCGGATGCGGCGGCGAAGGCGATTCAGGACGATATGAATAAAAGCTGA
- a CDS encoding zinc-dependent alcohol dehydrogenase, whose protein sequence is MRAVVSTDGVVHTVEKEAPVLQPHFVLVDTVYSAISPGTEMSMQQKVQGPFALGYSAAGIVREVGEGVSHLRPGDRVACYGAPFVKHASLLAVPKHLAAPLPPQVSLREASFAGLGAIAIHALRQAQLQFGERVVVVGLGILGQIIAQVAHAAAYTVIGYDLLPERCAMLKQAGVEAVYADPQELEAAIRELTNGEGADAVLLCAGGSATDLIDSSLGWLRDRGKVVIVGDLKMEFERERMFAKEAEVLISRAGGPGRYAREYEVGGFDYPLGYVRWTEGRNVAEYVRLLASGRIRVEPLISAELPMEKADIAYARYKQSPKDTIGVVLRYADASRP, encoded by the coding sequence ATGAGAGCAGTCGTATCTACAGATGGTGTCGTTCACACTGTGGAAAAGGAGGCGCCGGTTCTCCAGCCTCATTTCGTGCTGGTGGATACCGTCTATTCGGCGATAAGTCCGGGAACCGAGATGTCGATGCAGCAAAAGGTGCAGGGGCCGTTCGCTCTGGGCTATAGCGCCGCCGGCATCGTCAGAGAGGTCGGCGAGGGCGTCAGCCATCTCCGACCGGGAGACCGGGTAGCCTGCTACGGGGCGCCGTTCGTCAAGCACGCTTCGCTGCTCGCCGTGCCGAAGCATCTGGCCGCGCCGCTGCCGCCGCAAGTATCGCTGCGGGAAGCGTCCTTCGCGGGGCTCGGCGCGATTGCGATTCACGCGCTGCGCCAAGCGCAGCTTCAATTCGGGGAGCGGGTCGTGGTGGTCGGCCTCGGCATCCTGGGGCAGATCATCGCGCAAGTGGCCCATGCGGCAGCTTATACTGTCATCGGCTATGACCTGCTGCCGGAGCGGTGCGCGATGCTGAAGCAAGCGGGTGTCGAGGCGGTTTATGCCGACCCGCAGGAGCTGGAAGCGGCGATTCGGGAGCTGACGAACGGGGAGGGCGCCGATGCGGTGCTGCTCTGCGCCGGCGGCAGCGCCACCGATCTGATCGACAGCTCGCTTGGCTGGCTGCGGGATCGGGGCAAGGTCGTCATCGTCGGCGACCTGAAAATGGAGTTCGAACGCGAGCGCATGTTCGCGAAGGAAGCGGAGGTGCTCATCTCGCGGGCAGGCGGCCCGGGACGATATGCGCGTGAATATGAGGTGGGCGGATTCGATTATCCGCTCGGCTATGTGCGCTGGACGGAGGGCCGCAATGTGGCCGAGTATGTCCGCCTGCTGGCGTCGGGCCGAATTCGCGTCGAGCCGCTTATCTCGGCGGAGCTGCCGATGGAGAAGGCGGACATCGCCTATGCGCGCTACAAGCAATCGCCGAAGGATACGATTGGCGTCGTGCTGCGCTATGCGGACGCCAGCCGGCCATAG
- a CDS encoding ABC transporter permease subunit: MMSFRAQFLRTLIISILAMLMVVLIVLFPRDLDIRMAEYRMDINYSFSWAKYGNNIKGFFAALFEEGSLGIDRYNLPIVTVVLTSVAKSLAVIVTALILSFGLGVLKGIIDYKLSRTKWSFFGNWTTWLFQSLPDFLVLLLIQWYVIRYLPFIRIFSPDQWYSFLLAAVLVSIYPTMYIARITSASIADQDGKMYIMVARAKGLTQRLIFYKHVFYNSFGTILTHLSSLFVYVLSNLLMVEYFTNFPGAAYRLFLAIDYSVNFGTGFNYEPGVIIGIAFCFMIMVLIVQWISLAARRHFEAR; the protein is encoded by the coding sequence ATGATGAGTTTTCGAGCACAATTTCTACGAACGTTGATCATCAGCATATTGGCCATGCTGATGGTTGTCCTCATCGTATTGTTCCCGCGCGACCTTGATATCCGCATGGCTGAATATCGGATGGACATCAATTATAGCTTTAGTTGGGCAAAGTACGGGAACAATATCAAAGGATTTTTTGCCGCTCTGTTCGAAGAGGGAAGCCTCGGCATCGATCGATACAACCTGCCGATCGTAACAGTCGTGCTCACTTCCGTAGCCAAGAGCCTTGCCGTCATCGTCACGGCGCTTATTCTTAGCTTCGGACTCGGCGTGCTGAAGGGAATTATAGACTACAAGCTGTCGCGGACGAAATGGAGCTTCTTCGGCAACTGGACGACCTGGCTTTTTCAATCGCTGCCCGATTTTCTGGTGCTGCTGCTGATCCAGTGGTATGTCATCCGCTATCTGCCGTTTATCCGCATTTTCTCACCGGATCAATGGTATTCCTTTCTTCTGGCTGCCGTGCTGGTATCGATATATCCGACGATGTATATCGCACGCATCACGAGCGCTTCCATCGCGGATCAGGACGGCAAGATGTACATAATGGTAGCCCGTGCCAAAGGCTTGACCCAGCGTCTCATTTTTTACAAACACGTCTTCTATAACAGCTTCGGCACGATATTGACACATCTCTCCTCTCTCTTCGTCTATGTCTTGTCGAATCTGCTTATGGTCGAGTACTTCACGAATTTCCCGGGAGCGGCTTATCGGTTATTTCTTGCCATCGATTACAGCGTGAACTTCGGAACCGGCTTCAATTATGAGCCCGGCGTCATCATCGGCATCGCCTTCTGCTTCATGATCATGGTGCTTATCGTTCAATGGATCAGTCTGGCGGCAAGAAGACATTTCGAAGCGAGGTAA
- a CDS encoding RNA polymerase sigma factor — protein sequence MHMAEWRTETGTDEAEAEAGMDEEESECPQRDEELVEAARAGSGEAFGELVRRHRERALGWACSMARDDQLAEDIVQEALLNAFLRLETLLDASRFQYWLQRIVRNQANMKLRRGGPYGKERPWSSLAPRRPAQDSELDRVLHRLCTAPPREMQDPQAWLLRRELMEQIRELLSCLTARERQMFEAHVFRQLPPSEIASLFDTTPGSVYTALSRSRTKVQRERIRVYFQDYASEKKQAGRQTRRVLATPLRI from the coding sequence ATGCATATGGCGGAGTGGAGGACGGAGACCGGAACGGATGAGGCGGAAGCGGAGGCCGGAATGGATGAGGAGGAATCGGAGTGTCCGCAACGCGACGAGGAACTGGTAGAGGCGGCCCGAGCAGGCAGCGGGGAAGCGTTCGGCGAATTGGTGCGGCGGCACCGGGAGCGGGCGCTGGGCTGGGCCTGCTCCATGGCCCGCGATGATCAATTGGCGGAGGATATTGTGCAGGAGGCGCTGCTGAATGCGTTCCTGCGGCTGGAGACGCTGCTGGATGCGTCCCGCTTCCAGTATTGGCTGCAGCGCATTGTGCGCAATCAGGCCAATATGAAGCTGCGGCGGGGAGGGCCGTACGGCAAAGAACGGCCCTGGTCGAGCCTGGCCCCAAGGCGGCCCGCACAGGATTCAGAGTTGGACCGGGTGCTGCACCGGCTCTGCACCGCGCCCCCGCGCGAGATGCAGGACCCGCAGGCGTGGCTGCTTCGACGTGAACTAATGGAGCAGATCCGGGAGCTGCTGTCCTGCTTGACGGCCAGGGAGAGACAGATGTTCGAAGCGCATGTATTCCGCCAGCTTCCGCCCTCCGAGATCGCCAGCTTGTTCGATACAACCCCCGGCTCGGTCTATACGGCCCTTTCCCGCTCGCGGACCAAAGTGCAGCGGGAGCGCATCCGGGTCTATTTTCAAGACTATGCCTCCGAGAAGAAGCAGGCCGGACGGCAGACGCGCCGTGTATTGGCCACGCCACTGCGAATATAA
- a CDS encoding carbohydrate ABC transporter permease: MKQGAAARESAARRPPGERFRQEFRRNAIVYVFLIPILIHFLIFQVFPLAFSLVLTFMDWPIIGSPSFVGLANWRYFFTDEIAWKAIWNTVLFSVYYIVPTMGVGLLLALLVNSGVRAAGFFKSLYFLPVVTSFVIISGIWAWLFKGTEYGMINYVLSWLGIEPQLFFSNSSQALPVLAGLSIFKVAGSTMVYYYAGLKSIPNHLYEAAKIDGAGRWRTFWSVTFPLLLPIHFYVAIITTIGSFQVFDSAFLITGGGPNYATTTLVYYLYEEGFTGLRLGYASVLAYILFFIIFAISLVQRRVLGKEVHY, from the coding sequence GTGAAGCAGGGAGCCGCCGCTCGGGAATCTGCCGCACGGCGGCCGCCGGGAGAGCGGTTCCGGCAGGAATTCCGGCGGAACGCCATCGTGTACGTATTTTTGATTCCGATACTGATCCATTTTCTTATTTTCCAAGTGTTCCCGCTGGCCTTCAGTCTCGTGCTGACGTTCATGGATTGGCCTATCATTGGCTCGCCGTCCTTCGTCGGGCTAGCGAACTGGCGTTATTTTTTCACGGACGAGATTGCCTGGAAGGCGATCTGGAATACGGTTCTCTTCTCGGTCTACTATATTGTTCCGACGATGGGGGTCGGGCTGCTGCTGGCGCTGCTGGTTAACTCGGGCGTGCGCGCGGCCGGCTTCTTCAAGAGCTTGTACTTCTTGCCCGTTGTCACTTCATTCGTCATTATTTCGGGAATCTGGGCGTGGCTGTTCAAAGGAACCGAATACGGCATGATTAACTATGTGCTCAGCTGGCTCGGCATCGAGCCGCAGCTGTTCTTCTCGAATTCGTCGCAGGCGCTGCCGGTGCTGGCGGGACTGAGTATTTTCAAAGTGGCGGGAAGCACGATGGTCTACTATTATGCCGGACTCAAATCGATTCCGAACCACTTGTACGAGGCGGCCAAGATCGATGGCGCCGGACGTTGGCGCACGTTCTGGAGCGTCACGTTCCCGCTGCTGCTGCCGATTCATTTTTACGTGGCCATCATTACGACGATCGGTTCTTTTCAAGTCTTCGATTCCGCGTTCCTCATTACGGGCGGGGGACCGAACTATGCAACGACGACTCTGGTGTATTACTTGTATGAGGAAGGCTTCACCGGACTTCGCCTCGGATATGCCAGCGTGCTTGCGTATATACTGTTTTTCATCATTTTCGCGATATCGCTCGTACAGCGCCGCGTGCTGGGCAAAGAGGTGCATTACTGA
- a CDS encoding DUF421 domain-containing protein, producing the protein MMEETWVVVVRSIIAFFSLVIYTRLLGKQQMGSLSYFDYINGITIGSLAGTLATDLSSKGWLHFIGLTVFVIITFLFQIWTLKSRFFSKVIDSEPTVVIQHGKILEQNLKKMRIRFDEIMMLLREKDTFDITKVEYAILEPNGGLSVLLKSEDQPLTPKDLNRTVTPARMMTDVVHEGKILTDNLQRRNKTTKWLHHELKKQGVENIKQVSFAAILPNDTLYVDLYKDNLSDETDNRE; encoded by the coding sequence ATGATGGAGGAAACCTGGGTCGTCGTCGTCCGATCCATAATCGCCTTCTTCAGTCTCGTGATCTATACAAGGCTATTAGGCAAGCAGCAGATGGGGTCTCTCTCCTACTTCGACTACATTAACGGCATCACAATCGGATCGTTGGCGGGGACATTGGCGACTGATCTGTCCTCGAAGGGTTGGCTGCATTTCATCGGACTTACAGTGTTCGTAATCATTACATTTCTATTCCAGATTTGGACATTGAAAAGCCGATTTTTCTCCAAGGTAATAGATTCGGAACCGACCGTAGTTATTCAGCATGGCAAAATTCTAGAGCAGAACTTAAAGAAAATGCGGATCCGCTTCGATGAAATCATGATGCTGCTGCGCGAGAAAGATACGTTCGATATCACGAAGGTCGAATATGCGATCTTGGAGCCGAACGGCGGACTCTCCGTCTTGCTCAAATCCGAAGATCAGCCGTTGACGCCAAAAGATCTGAATCGTACCGTCACGCCTGCCCGCATGATGACGGACGTCGTGCATGAAGGCAAAATTTTGACCGATAACCTCCAACGGAGGAATAAGACGACGAAATGGCTTCATCATGAACTAAAGAAGCAAGGGGTCGAAAATATCAAGCAAGTCAGCTTTGCCGCCATCCTGCCTAACGACACACTGTATGTTGACTTGTACAAAGATAACCTGTCCGATGAAACAGATAACCGCGAATAG
- a CDS encoding ABC transporter permease, producing the protein MKNITLWIGAAMLAIIVFFMFFGPELPIVDQELQEVKHRFNENNRLQLPPYPPSAINPLGSDKNGVDLLSKLIIGTKATILIVLTITAVRYLIAVPLGLMARRKTGIAHFIVNSMNQVFSFLPSIFSAVLLVSVPFIQTSDNRLWWVIFIVAVIEAGRVAHIVQEHTHKLSRELYVEAGNSLGLSPWRMSKSYYMPAILPELIVNFCLDMGKVMLIIGQMGVLSIFLTHQWIEVNYFTPKFLNTSLDWASLLAEHRAEIYVNKFGFIFYPAAAIGFAILTFNILGEGLRRHFNRRMNVLL; encoded by the coding sequence ATGAAAAATATTACATTGTGGATCGGAGCCGCGATGCTGGCCATTATTGTGTTCTTTATGTTTTTCGGCCCCGAGCTTCCCATTGTCGACCAAGAATTGCAAGAAGTGAAGCACCGCTTCAACGAGAACAACCGGCTGCAGCTGCCGCCCTACCCGCCCTCGGCGATCAATCCGCTAGGCTCGGACAAGAACGGCGTCGACCTGCTGAGCAAGCTGATTATCGGCACGAAGGCGACCATTCTCATCGTGTTGACGATTACGGCGGTGCGCTATTTGATTGCCGTCCCCCTTGGACTGATGGCCCGTCGCAAGACAGGGATTGCCCATTTTATCGTGAACAGCATGAATCAGGTGTTCTCCTTTTTGCCGTCCATCTTTTCGGCGGTGCTGCTGGTGAGCGTTCCTTTTATCCAGACCTCGGACAATCGGCTGTGGTGGGTCATTTTTATCGTGGCCGTCATCGAGGCGGGCCGCGTCGCCCATATCGTTCAGGAGCATACGCATAAGTTGTCGCGGGAGTTGTACGTCGAGGCGGGCAACAGTCTCGGCTTGAGCCCGTGGCGGATGTCGAAGAGTTATTATATGCCGGCGATCCTTCCTGAATTGATTGTGAACTTCTGTCTCGACATGGGCAAGGTGATGCTCATCATCGGCCAGATGGGTGTATTAAGCATCTTCCTGACGCATCAATGGATCGAGGTCAATTACTTCACGCCGAAGTTTTTGAACACCAGTCTGGACTGGGCCTCGCTGCTCGCCGAGCACCGGGCCGAGATCTACGTGAACAAATTCGGCTTCATCTTCTATCCAGCGGCTGCGATCGGCTTCGCCATCCTCACCTTCAATATTTTGGGCGAGGGGCTGCGCCGCCATTTCAACCGCCGCATGAACGTATTGCTGTAA